One window of the bacterium genome contains the following:
- a CDS encoding glycerophosphodiester phosphodiesterase gives MRGFAAYVVVFILSLGGIDVSANPITIIAHRGASYAAPENTMASFELGWNWADGIELDIQRSKDGRAMVIHDADTARVSDKDYSIPSTDSAVLRTVDVGSHKDKKFAGEKIPFVEEVLAAQPKDRIIFIEIKCGQDVLPVLCDAIKSSGKQDIVHIIGFDIDVITAFKKIIPTIPVYWLCSKPQYDSAAIIKLVKEHCLDGVDLGFKAVDKPLVDAIRSAGLKTYVWTVDNPLEMKRMIDAGVNGITTNRPDVANNVLRHYKTQ, from the coding sequence ATGCGCGGATTCGCTGCATATGTTGTCGTGTTTATTTTGAGCCTGGGAGGCATTGATGTGTCTGCAAATCCAATTACAATAATTGCGCACAGAGGCGCTTCATATGCTGCGCCTGAAAACACTATGGCTTCATTTGAGCTCGGCTGGAATTGGGCGGACGGTATAGAGCTGGATATCCAGCGATCAAAAGATGGCAGGGCAATGGTCATTCATGATGCCGACACAGCCAGAGTCTCAGACAAAGATTACTCAATTCCATCCACTGATTCCGCGGTTCTGCGCACAGTGGATGTCGGCAGCCACAAGGACAAAAAATTTGCCGGTGAGAAAATCCCGTTTGTTGAAGAAGTGCTCGCTGCTCAGCCCAAAGACCGGATTATCTTTATTGAGATCAAGTGCGGCCAGGATGTGCTGCCGGTCCTGTGTGATGCAATCAAGTCCAGCGGCAAGCAGGACATTGTGCATATCATAGGTTTCGATATCGATGTCATAACCGCCTTCAAGAAGATTATACCGACCATCCCGGTTTATTGGCTCTGCTCCAAGCCGCAATATGACAGCGCCGCCATCATAAAGCTGGTCAAAGAGCATTGTCTCGACGGTGTGGACCTCGGGTTCAAGGCAGTGGATAAGCCTCTTGTCGACGCGATAAGATCTGCAGGTCTGAAGACCTATGTCTGGACTGTGGACAATCCACTCGAAATGAAGCGCATGATTGACGCGGGTGTGAATGGGATCACCACAAACCGCCCGGATGTCGCCAATAACGTACTCAGGCACTACAAAACTCAATAG
- a CDS encoding DUF1559 domain-containing protein — MNSKELLKRTARGFTLVELLVVMMVVAVLGTILFPVLTKSKETAKISECLSNMRQIGAGLRMYMDDYGDRFPSAVSFGSPDYWQTRNRHTLQELLQPYVTSGMFWEKVNGKKVYANAGVFRCPSDTGVTDNNICAYGIQKGMPVWRSTGSSYEYYASVQEDWTHSNVAVPWTSLSPLLAGTSGKQRVGAPYKCITYPTKKAVIGDLCLWHLGDQTPDNCVAYSNTLFADGHASRVRGTDHLEARLQQLSRWHTATEISSEK; from the coding sequence GTGAATAGCAAAGAATTATTAAAAAGAACTGCACGCGGTTTTACGCTTGTGGAACTGCTTGTGGTAATGATGGTTGTCGCCGTCCTCGGGACAATCCTGTTTCCCGTCTTAACTAAGTCGAAAGAAACTGCGAAAATCTCTGAGTGTCTGTCGAACATGAGGCAGATCGGCGCGGGTCTGCGCATGTACATGGACGATTACGGAGATCGCTTCCCCTCCGCTGTAAGCTTTGGGTCCCCTGATTACTGGCAAACTAGAAATCGCCACACTCTGCAGGAACTTCTTCAACCTTATGTGACCAGCGGAATGTTCTGGGAAAAAGTCAACGGGAAGAAGGTCTACGCCAATGCGGGCGTTTTCCGCTGTCCCAGCGACACAGGTGTGACGGACAATAACATATGTGCTTACGGCATCCAGAAAGGTATGCCCGTCTGGAGATCGACCGGCAGCAGCTATGAATACTACGCGTCCGTGCAAGAAGATTGGACCCATTCAAATGTAGCGGTGCCGTGGACATCACTCTCGCCGTTGCTGGCAGGCACCTCCGGCAAGCAGCGGGTGGGAGCGCCATATAAGTGCATTACATATCCGACAAAAAAAGCAGTTATCGGGGACTTATGCCTCTGGCATCTCGGCGACCAGACGCCTGATAACTGTGTTGCTTACTCCAATACTCTCTTTGCAGATGGGCATGCCTCACGCGTCAGGGGAACCGATCACCTCGAAGCAAGACTGCAGCAGTTAAGCCGCTGGCATACCGCAACTGAGATTAGTTCAGAAAAGTAA